Genomic DNA from Taurinivorans muris:
ATTTTTATATTACTCATCAGCGGCGTGCTATCCTGATAAGATAATTGTGACAAAAGCATTTCCGATAATTCCTCGTATTCGAGCAGGCTGAGGCTGTCGTTTGCATAGTCGAGATACCGCTCCAATTCATTCAGGCGGATGACGGTTTTGCTGAGAGTCGCCAAATATTCCGCTGTGGGAAGCGTGATGTTTTGCAAGGCGATTTCTGCGGCTTTAATATCGATAGGACTGCTTGCGATATTGATATTCTTATAAAAAATATCAAAATTGTTTTCACGGAAAGCAGGAAATTCAATCGTGTCTATGGCGAAGCTCATGTTATTTTCACTGTCTTTGAATGCCTGCATATTGATATTGTCAAAAACAATGCCGTCATGGCGTATATTTAAAATATTTTGAAAATATTCTTCGGAATAGGGCATAGTTGCATGGAGAGAAATTAATTTCTGTAAATTGAGGACAGGTTTTTTTATGCTGATTTTTTTTGTCGTTGTTTCCAATTCTTCGTTGTCATAGGCATAGACGGTTGATTTGACCGTTTTAAAAATAAGTTCTTTGCACAAAAGCATGGCTTCGTCCGTGTCTTTTTTGAAAGAATCGGCATTGACGCCTTTAATGAGTATTTCTTCGGCTGTGTTGTCTATTTTTATGTTCTTGCTGTCGTAAGGAAAGGCTATGTCTTTAATCATCAGTGTTTTATTGAGGCAATTATACTTGATAGCCGAATGTTTGATGTTATAGTCGGCAAGGGTTTGTTCCGCAATCTCTTCAATTTGCGAATTGATTTTCTTGGTGTAGAAATAGCCTCCGGCAAGTATTACGAGAAGGACGGCAAGCCCTGACAATATTTTTTTATTCATAGAAACCTCAAGAAATGATTTTTAATGAGCATATTTTTTTTTGGGGGTTCTGTCAAATATGCTTCAAAGAGAAAAGGCGATTAAGTAAAAAGAAAATTTAACGTTTTTTTATTATTGCTATTTTACGGGTATGTGTGTATACTTATCAACCAATATGATTGGAGGCTTGGATGCGTAAATATATTCGATTGACAATTTGTTTTTCTGTTGTAATGGCTGCGTTTTTGGCAGGCGGAACATATATGAAGGCCGTCAGTGCCGATGTTGATTATGATTCTTTGCGTAGATTCAGTCAGGTTCTTGATATAGTCGAACAATATTATGTTGAGGAAGTCAAGCAGCCGGAATTGATCGACGGTGCTTTGAAAGGCATGCTGCAAGGTTTGGATCCTCATTCCGCAATGATGGATAAAGATGAATTCAAGCAGATGCAGGAAACGAATGTCGGCAAATTCAGCGGTATTGGCGTTGAAATCACCACCTTGAACGGTATTGTGACCGTTGTTACTCCGATCGAAGACACTCCTGCGTATAAAGCGGGTATTCTGGCAGGCGATCAAATTCTTTCCATTGACGGAAAATTCACCGACCAAATGACCTTGTCAGAGGCGGCAACCCTCATGCGCGGCAAAAAGGGCACGGAGCTCACCCTGCTTATTTTGCATAAAAATTCAAATTCCCCTGTGACCGTGAAACTGAAACGTGACGATATTCCGTATCATACCGTGAAAGTCAAGGAATTGGAAAATGGATATTTTTGGGTGCGGCTGACGCGTTTCAGTGAAAATACGTTTTCTGATTTGAGAAAAGAAATCGATGAGGCGATGAAAAAATCGGAGTTGAAAGGCATTGTCCTTGATATGCGCAACAACCCCGGAGGATTGGTCGAATCAGCAATCAATATTGCCGATATGTTCCTTGAAGAAGGCGTGATCATGTCCATGAAAGGGCGTGACGGCAATGAAGAGCTGGAATATAAGGCGCAAAAACAAAAAGACGATATAAAAGCCCCTTTGGTTGTTTTAGTGAATGCGGGGTCTGCTTCTGCTTCCGAAATCGTGGCGGGTGCGCTTTGCGATCAGGAACGCGCCTTGATTGTCGGAGAAAAAACTTTCGGCAAAGGCTCCGTGCAGAATGTCATTCCTTTGCCTGACGGAACGGGCTTGAAATTAACGGTTGCCCTCTATTACACTCCTTCCGGAAAATCCATTCAAGCCGAAGGCATTGTTCCCGATTTTGAAGTGCTTTGGGAAAGTCCCCGTAAAGCCGAAGATAATTTTTCCGTCCGTGAAAAAGATTTAACAAGACATCTTGAATCTGACAGAGCTAAGAAAAATGCTCAGTCTGTTCAAAATATCGAGAGCAAAGAACTTTTGGAAAACGACAATCAGCTGAGGGTCGCTTTGCAGCTGGTCAAATCTTTGCCAACCATTCAAAAAATTAAATAATTGAAAGATAGACAGTATTTTTGATTTTGTTTAAAATAAGGACTTGTAAACGCAAGTCCTTTTTTATGAGCGGAAAATGAAACGGCACGTATTGGCAGCACTGAATAAAAATAAACCGATTTTCGCGGGAATGAAACGCATTTTTGCGGGATTTTTGTTTTTTGTTTTGTGCATGGCTGTTTATTTGGGTATTTCCGCGCTGCTTTCGCATTTTCTGTATACCACCAATTCAGGTGTTTTTCACGAAGAATACCGGGAAACAAAAACGGAAAACGGGCAAAACTTGTTGGCGCATAAGAGTTCTTATAACGCGGCGGACATAAATTTTTCCGCATACATTGCTGACCGTGACCCTTATTGGGAACTGGAGAAAAGTATTTGCCGGAATTATCGATATGATAAGGAATTGCTCGCGCATATCGGGAAAATCCATGAAGCGGTTGACGGTTTTCTGAAGAAGGAAATTCCAGCTCAATCCTTGATTTATGCCGATAAGGGAATACATTTCACACAAAAAAACGAGGCGTACCCTTTTATCGTTTATCAGCTGGTGCATGAGGAAACCCCGGAGTACATGTATTATATTGATGATGAGAACATCGCTTTTTTTGGAAAACTCAAAGATTTTTTAAAAAATCAGAATTTGTCTTGTTCCGTAACTTTTGAAAAAAGTTTTTATTATATACAATATCAAGGAAAAATTACGCATGTTATTCGATTAAAGGAATTGCAGGAACGCATTTCCGTTTTTAGCCTGCTGTCAGGCAGCCGGTCTTTCATCACGCTCATCTTGGATGATGCGGGAGAAAATCTTTCTTTGGCGAAAGAGTGTATGGATTTGCCTTTTCCCGTTATTTTTTCCATTTGGCCGAAATCGACTTATGCGGTGTCTATTGCTGTTTTAGCCCATGAAAAAGGCTTGCCTGTTTATTTGCATCAGCCCATGGAAGCGCTGCCCCGCGGCGGGATGAAAGTCGATATAGGAAAGCAGGGCTTGTATACGGATATGAGTTTTGAAGAGATCCGTGATATTTTGTATGAAAATATTGTTTCATTGCCCTATGCGCAGGGTTTGAATAATCACATGGGGTCGAAATTCACGCTGAACGAAACGGCTATTATAAAATTTTATAAAGCCGTTCAGGAAATAAAACCGTATTTTTCGGTGCTTGACAGTTTGACTGTTCCGCAGTCGAAGTTATACCGGATTGGTAAAGAGAATGAATTTTTAGTGGCAAAACGTGATTTTTTCATAGACAACGATATGAATACGGCAAACATTTTGCAAGAATTGAACCGTGCTTATGAACTTTCAAAAAGAAATAAACGTATTGTCATTATCGGACATGTGAGAAGATCTACTGTTGAGGCATTAAAAAAATGGCAGGCGTATAAGGATCAAAACATAGTTTTTTCTTTGCCGTCAACATTTTAGGGGGAATTATGCAATATAGCTTCGGAATTATAAAACCTGATGCGATGAAAAAAAAGCTTTACGGTAAAATATTGGACGATATCGCGAATGCGGGCTTTAAGCTGATAGGATTGAAATTGTTTCACCTTACGGAAGAAAAAGCGAAAAATTTTTATGCAATGCATGCGGATAAACCTTTTTTTAATGAACTTATCCGGTATATGTGTTTAAGTCCCGTGCTTTGTTTTGTTGTGCAAAAAGAGAATGCGATTTTTGATTTCAGGGAATTGACGGGAAATACCGACCCTAAAAAAG
This window encodes:
- a CDS encoding divergent polysaccharide deacetylase family protein, which encodes MKRHVLAALNKNKPIFAGMKRIFAGFLFFVLCMAVYLGISALLSHFLYTTNSGVFHEEYRETKTENGQNLLAHKSSYNAADINFSAYIADRDPYWELEKSICRNYRYDKELLAHIGKIHEAVDGFLKKEIPAQSLIYADKGIHFTQKNEAYPFIVYQLVHEETPEYMYYIDDENIAFFGKLKDFLKNQNLSCSVTFEKSFYYIQYQGKITHVIRLKELQERISVFSLLSGSRSFITLILDDAGENLSLAKECMDLPFPVIFSIWPKSTYAVSIAVLAHEKGLPVYLHQPMEALPRGGMKVDIGKQGLYTDMSFEEIRDILYENIVSLPYAQGLNNHMGSKFTLNETAIIKFYKAVQEIKPYFSVLDSLTVPQSKLYRIGKENEFLVAKRDFFIDNDMNTANILQELNRAYELSKRNKRIVIIGHVRRSTVEALKKWQAYKDQNIVFSLPSTF
- the ndk gene encoding nucleoside-diphosphate kinase — protein: MQYSFGIIKPDAMKKKLYGKILDDIANAGFKLIGLKLFHLTEEKAKNFYAMHADKPFFNELIRYMCLSPVLCFVVQKENAIFDFRELTGNTDPKKAEENTLRFKYGESISANALHASDSEESFDREWRFFFTQEELFFY
- a CDS encoding S41 family peptidase — encoded protein: MRKYIRLTICFSVVMAAFLAGGTYMKAVSADVDYDSLRRFSQVLDIVEQYYVEEVKQPELIDGALKGMLQGLDPHSAMMDKDEFKQMQETNVGKFSGIGVEITTLNGIVTVVTPIEDTPAYKAGILAGDQILSIDGKFTDQMTLSEAATLMRGKKGTELTLLILHKNSNSPVTVKLKRDDIPYHTVKVKELENGYFWVRLTRFSENTFSDLRKEIDEAMKKSELKGIVLDMRNNPGGLVESAINIADMFLEEGVIMSMKGRDGNEELEYKAQKQKDDIKAPLVVLVNAGSASASEIVAGALCDQERALIVGEKTFGKGSVQNVIPLPDGTGLKLTVALYYTPSGKSIQAEGIVPDFEVLWESPRKAEDNFSVREKDLTRHLESDRAKKNAQSVQNIESKELLENDNQLRVALQLVKSLPTIQKIK